AAACAGAGCCTGACAATTTTCTTTTTCGGGCAATTAAAATTCCTAAAGGCACACCAATTATAATGGACAGAAACAAAGACAAAAATGTAAGTCCAAGGTGCTGTACAACCTGAACCAGCAATTTCTCATGCTGTTCTGTAATAAACTGCCATAAACTTTGTTCACTCATACAGCCTGAAATTTTCGGTATTCATTAAAAGCTTTTACCAGATTTTCGTAATCTTCGGAAAGTGAACCGTCTGCACTCAGCTGCTGCAGAGCATCCCAAATTCCAGTGTTTTCTGAAAATTGAAGTTCTTCGAAAAAACGATTGTTATCAATCATAGATTCCACATCTTTCATTTCGGCTACTTTATATTCCAGAAATAGCCTGTTTTGGGCAAAGAAATTTTTAACAAAATCATTTTTCGGCTGATAAAGCATTTCTTTTGGGGTTCCTGACTGAATAATCTTTCCTTGATCCATTAAACAAATTTTATGACCTAAGTCAAAGGCTTCCTGAACATCATGGGTGACAAGAATAATGGTTTTATTTTTAAGTTCTTCCAACGATTTGAATTCTGCATGAATGTCAGCTTTGGTAATATTGTCCAATGCTCCGAAGGGTTCGTCCATCAGTAAAACAGGTGAATCTGCAATCAAAGCTCTGGCAATCCCTACTCTTTGCTGCTGGCCGCCGCTCAATTCGCTGGGAAACCGGGAAAGCAGTTCTTCCGAAAGATGAAGTTTATATAATAATTCGTGTGTTCTTTCTGCTGTCTTTTTTTTGTCCCATTTTAATAAATCAGGAATCACTGCAATGTTCTGTTGAATAGTATAATGAGGAAACAACCCGGAATGCTGCATAACAAAACCAATTCCCATGCGCAATTCTTCTGCTTTTTGGGATTGAATATTTTTACCATCAATCAAAATATCTCCGGAATCTACTTCTATGAGGCGGTTAATCATTTTAAGCATAGTGGTTTTTCCGCATCCGCTTGTTCCTAACAGAACCAGAATTTCCTTATCGTTGGCCTGAAAAGAGATCCCATCGACTGCTTTTTTTCCGTTAAAACTTTTTGAAACCGATTCTACTGTAATCATAGGCAAAATTATTGTGCAAGCCGGATTCCGGTAAACTGCCACTGTAAATGGGTCTGGAAAAAATTACGGTAGGTATTTCTGCTGTGTCCCGGCGGGGTTGCTATTGAAGCTCCACGAAGCACCATTTGGTTCACCATAAATTTACCGTTATATTCTCCTACAGCTCCGGCTTCTTTTTTGAATCCGGGATATGGAAGATAGGCGGAATTGGTCCACTCCCAGCGTTTTCCCCAGTCAAAATATCCTGATGCTGTCTCCCATTCAGCTTCGGTAGGCAGGCGTTTTCCTTTCCATGAAGCAAAAGCAGAGGCTTCGAAAAAACTGATATGACAAACAGCTTCTTCTAAATCAATTTCCTGAAGACCGTTCAAAGTATAATTCATCCATTTACCATCAATAAAATGCCAATATAAAGGGGATTTTGCATGGTTTTGCGTTACCCAATCCCAACCTTCGGCATGCCAGTGACGGAAATCTTCGTAACCACCGTCTTCTATAAACTCTAAATATTCTTTATTGGTCACAAGCTGGCTGCAAATTTTAAATTCATTCAGATAGATTTTGTGTCTTCCAAGCTCATTATCAAAGCAGAAACCTACACCATGAAAACCAATTTCGTAAATTCCTTCTGAGAAACTGATCATTTCTGAGCTGCCAGAATTTTGTTTTTTTGAAATATTTTCTTTTTTGTAAGCGGGAAATAAAGGATTGTGTCCTAAAATATATTTAATATCCGTCAGTAATAATTCCTGATGCTGCTGTTCATGGTTTAAGCCTAATTCCAGCAATGATTCCAGTGATTCTGTAAGATATTCACTCTGAAGAAATTCATCCATCTTTTGGTCTACATATTCACGATATTTAAAAACATCTGAAACTGACGGACGGCTTAAATTCCCCCTGTCAGTACGGATTACACGCGCTCCTATGGTTTCGTAATAACTGTTGAACACAAAATTATACTGGGGATCAAAAACTTCATACCCCGGAAAGTTAGGCTGCAAAATAAAAGTTTCAAAAAACCAGGTGGTATGTCCCAAATGCCATTTTGGAGGACTTACATCCACAATGGGCTGCACCACATAGTCTTCAATCTCTAACGGGCCGCAGATCTCTACGGAATGATTCCGGATATCAGCGTACTTTTTGATCCAGTTTTTATGAGGATTTGCTTCTACAAGCAATGCATTCTTTTTCATAAAAATCATTTTAAATTATACCATCCAGATAGAATCTACAAACCAGTTTTTGGTGTCTTT
The nucleotide sequence above comes from Chryseobacterium sp. 7. Encoded proteins:
- a CDS encoding ABC transporter ATP-binding protein: MITVESVSKSFNGKKAVDGISFQANDKEILVLLGTSGCGKTTMLKMINRLIEVDSGDILIDGKNIQSQKAEELRMGIGFVMQHSGLFPHYTIQQNIAVIPDLLKWDKKKTAERTHELLYKLHLSEELLSRFPSELSGGQQQRVGIARALIADSPVLLMDEPFGALDNITKADIHAEFKSLEELKNKTIILVTHDVQEAFDLGHKICLMDQGKIIQSGTPKEMLYQPKNDFVKNFFAQNRLFLEYKVAEMKDVESMIDNNRFFEELQFSENTGIWDALQQLSADGSLSEDYENLVKAFNEYRKFQAV
- the egtB gene encoding ergothioneine biosynthesis protein EgtB encodes the protein MKKNALLVEANPHKNWIKKYADIRNHSVEICGPLEIEDYVVQPIVDVSPPKWHLGHTTWFFETFILQPNFPGYEVFDPQYNFVFNSYYETIGARVIRTDRGNLSRPSVSDVFKYREYVDQKMDEFLQSEYLTESLESLLELGLNHEQQHQELLLTDIKYILGHNPLFPAYKKENISKKQNSGSSEMISFSEGIYEIGFHGVGFCFDNELGRHKIYLNEFKICSQLVTNKEYLEFIEDGGYEDFRHWHAEGWDWVTQNHAKSPLYWHFIDGKWMNYTLNGLQEIDLEEAVCHISFFEASAFASWKGKRLPTEAEWETASGYFDWGKRWEWTNSAYLPYPGFKKEAGAVGEYNGKFMVNQMVLRGASIATPPGHSRNTYRNFFQTHLQWQFTGIRLAQ